CCTGCACCATTACCGGTAGAACTGATTGTTGCGGTTGTTGGTGGAGTTGCAGCGATTGTGATTGTTATTATAGTTGTCATGAAGAAGCGGAAGTAGATCTCTTCTGCTTCCTTCTTTTGCTGGGTAGTGAGCTGTGCATATCAGTGAAGGGTCAACAGAAGGGCACAGCATCTCTGGAACGGGGAACTTGAATAATTCAGGAGCCTGCTCTAGTCCTTGTGTCATTATCGTTTACTGACTGCTATGAACCGCCTACGGGTCAAAACACACTCGGGCACCTGGAGAGTAGTCAGTAGAATCGTCTGTAGGGAAAAGATACACATAGAAGGTCAGTTTTTCGTAATCTAGGATCCCAAGGAATGCAAATCAACGATGCCAAAGACGCAAATTGATTACGTTAGAGGTCAGGCCTATGTAACTCGTAGTGGTGAACGAAAGCCGCTTGAAGTCAGTATTGGGGAGGACGAATCATGGTTTACACTGAAAGATGGCGATCTCCTGGAAACTGAATCAGATAGCTACATAGTCCATATACAAGAATATGGACGTCCGAGTGGAACAAATAGGATTGGTGTAGGTCCCGATTCGAAATTGGTTATGAAAATCAGTGGGGGCGTGATTGATCAAATTGACCTGAAACATGGTCAGTTGACATTAGCTGCAGACATGCCGGTCGCCACATCCGTGGCTACCGTGAAATGTGCGGTTGAAGAATCACAGTACGCTGACGAAGCCCTCTCCGTAATTCGTGTTGTAAATGAACGAATGGAAGTTGCCAACTTGGGGGGTGCGCCTTTGAAAGTTAAGAGCAACAATACCGGAGAAATCCTTTCCGTTACCGCCAATACTGCCGGGGATTATGTATACGAGCAAGCAACGCTATCCTCAGATGGAACCGAATTAGATGAAATAACACCTCAAATGAAATCCATCTTCAACAAGATTGAGGACGAACTGGCAACGGAAAAACGCGATAAATTTACCAAAGCCATGGGTGCTGACAATACAGGCCAGCGTTACGTGGAAGGAATGCAGAAGATGATTGCAGACATGCGTCAAGATATTGAAGAACTTGAACGCGAAGGTGGAGCCCCGAAAGAGTTGAAGAAGGGCGTTAAGAAACTGGAAATGCAGCTGAGTGAGGCCAAGAAGGAACTCAGAGAAAGGGAGATGCAAGAGCAGCAGAGAAAGGCAAAGAAGAAGGAGTATGATGAGTGGGAGAAAAAATTCTCGGCTCGCGAAAAACAATTTGAAAAAGACTTGGAGAAGATGACTGCAGAGGTAGATTCACAGAGTGCTGGTGCAGCTGCAGACGATATGACCGATTTGGAACGGAAAATCCAACAAGCAGGAAAAGGGATTGCCACAGAGGAGGACAGTGGTGGTTCAGATTCTGATTTGAGTGAACTTGAGAAGAAAATTCAAGCCGCGGCCAAGGAACTTGACGAAGATGAGTAATTAGTACTAATCTCGTGCTTCCGGTCTAATGCAAATGCAAATATACGGTATATCTGCGGAGAAAATAACCCTCATTGAACCGACAGCTCGTCCCCCTCTGTTAGTGAGGGTTGTATTTCGTTTCATGGAGCCTGAACCAATAGTGATTATTGAGAGTTTCATCTTAGCTCTGGTTACCGTATCAGCAACAGAGCTTGCCGACAAAACAATGCTTGTTGTAATGTGTTTTGGAGCAGAACAGCAGAATAATGGCCGAATTCTATTGGCAGTTGTTTCAGCTCTGATGGTTTCAACCTCTGTTGCCATAGCCGTTGGGAGCGGTTTGCGAGCCATCATACCGATAAATTGGTTGACATACGTTTCGGGAGTACTATTCATCGTACTAGGTATCCATTCGATATTCTTTCGAGATGATGATGATGAAGATGAAGAAACGAAGTGTTCTTCTGATGCTGAACTGGGCGCCATGTTTTCGACGGTCCTTATTTCAGAACTGGGGGATAAGAGCCAACTTGCGATCCTAGGTTTGGCAGTAAACTCTGCATTCCCGCTTGCTGTATTTTCTGGAGCATTTACAGCTTTCACCATAGTTACTGTGCTTTCAATCGGCATTGGTTCCAAACTTGGTTCATTCGGAGAGAAAAGTGCTATCCATAAGATTGCTGGTGCGATTTTTGTAGCAGTTGGTTTTCTTGTCTTGTTCGGAATTTTATAGATGTCCCATACAATAGATGAAATGTCATCTAGGCTTAGCTTGAAAGGGGAAAATGTCTGGACATAAATCGATTAAGACAAAAGGAGTGCTTCCTCAACACAAGAGGAATTGCTATGCGAAATCAGACGTCATTGGCGCTTTGCATCATCGGCGGACTTCTCTTGATTGTGGCAGGTTATACTCAAGGAGTCTCAACAATTCATCTGGTCTATAATCTTGTTCACTCAATCTCCGCCCTGTCGCAGTTCTATTGGCTGATTGACTTGGTCTTGTACGTTTTGTGGATTATTGCTCTCGCTGGAGGCTTTGCAATAATCATCGGCGGCTACCTTCTGACTACTTCTCATGTCACTACTGGAAAATTCATCATAGCTATTGCATCTGGTTTCGGTTTATTGAGCTTGATAATCACGATTATTCATGCTTTGGTTGTTTTTGGATTAGCTGGACTGTTGGTACTCGCTTTGGTGATAATGAATTCAGCATGGGCATTGGGATTGGTGTTGACAATCATAGCGCGGCAAAAAGCTTCGTAGAACTAGGCGGCCTTCCACTCTAATTGAGAGCCTGTTAGGCTGAACGTTGCTCTATAGAGACCTAGGGGAAGAGTTAGGTCTAGCATCATTCTTCTCCTGGTGTTTTGAAGCAAGAGGGTACCAAGTAGAGTAACCAGGACCATCCTTCAACCGATAGTGACTTATGGCCTGCTATGCGAAAGAGCG
This region of Candidatus Thorarchaeota archaeon genomic DNA includes:
- a CDS encoding TMEM165/GDT1 family protein produces the protein MQMQIYGISAEKITLIEPTARPPLLVRVVFRFMEPEPIVIIESFILALVTVSATELADKTMLVVMCFGAEQQNNGRILLAVVSALMVSTSVAIAVGSGLRAIIPINWLTYVSGVLFIVLGIHSIFFRDDDDEDEETKCSSDAELGAMFSTVLISELGDKSQLAILGLAVNSAFPLAVFSGAFTAFTIVTVLSIGIGSKLGSFGEKSAIHKIAGAIFVAVGFLVLFGIL